In one Solanum lycopersicum chromosome 11, SLM_r2.1 genomic region, the following are encoded:
- the LOC101248356 gene encoding uncharacterized protein isoform X2: MDADRLNSPHTSAILIDVLGHQLQFCQDPNSKHLGTTVWDASMVLVKFLERNCRKGRFSPSKLRGKRVIELGAGCGVAGFGMALLGCDVVSTDQTEVLPLLMRNVERNTSRIMQTISDPDSFGSIQAAELDWGNETHIKAVSPPFDYIIGTDVVYAEHLLEPLLQTIIALSGPKTTILVLYPLMFYITCEIYFLYVNEHVIYSWVMKFDQPMSMKRCLRHGRDILRSKQFQKQSEVCICKRCRWIVLTNIQASSYT, translated from the exons ATGGATGCAGATAG ATTAAATTCTCCACACACTTCTGCAATACTCATTGATGTTCTTGGTCATCAACTTCAGTTTTGCCAG GATCCTAATTCGAAGCATTTAGGCACTACTGTTTGGGATGCATCTATGGTTTTAGTAAAATTTCTG GAAAGAAATTGTCGGAAGGGGAGGTTTTCTCCATCTAAATTGAGAGGAAAGCGTGTGATTGAACTTGGGGCAGGTTGTGGCGTAGCAGGATTTG GCATGGCATTACTTGGATGTGATGTAGTTTCAACTGACCAAACTGAGGTTTTGCCATTGCTAATGAGAAACGTTGAGCGTAATACTTCCAGGATCATGCAGACAATCTCAGATCCAG ATTCATTTGGTTCCATACAGGCAGCAGAGTTGGACTGGGGTAATGAAACTCATATAAAGGCTGTTAGCCCTCCATTCGACTATATCATTGGGACTGATGTT GTTTATGCAGAACATCTTTTGGAACCGCTTTTGCAGACAATAATTGCACTATCTGGACCAAAGACAACAATTCTGGTGTTGTACCCTCTAATGTTTTATATAACTTGcgaaatttattttctttatgttaatGAACATGTCATTTATAGTTGGGTCATGAAATTCGATCAACCAATGTCCATGAAAAGATGCTTGAGACATGGAAGAGACATTTTGAGGTCAAAACAGTTCCAAAAGCAAAG TGAAGTTTGCATTTGTAAACGGTGCAGATGGATAGTACTTACCAACATCCAAGCATCCAGTTATACATAA
- the LOC101249146 gene encoding T-complex protein 1 subunit beta, which produces MAIDKLFKDEATEEKGERARMASFIGAMAIADLVKTTLGPKGMDKILQSTGRGHSVTVTNDGATILKSLHIDNPAAKVLVDISKVQDEEVGDGTTSVVVLAGELLREAEKLVNAKIHPMTIIAGFRMASECARNVLEQKVVDNKQDAEKFRSDLMNIARTTLSSKILSQDKEHFAKLAVDAVMRLKGSTNLEAIQIIKKPGGSLKDSFLDEGFILDKKIGVGQPKRIENAKILVANTAMDTDKVKIYGARVRVDSMAKVADLEAAEKEKMREKVQKIISHGINCFVNRQLIYNFPEELFADAGILAIEHADFDGIERLGLVTGGEIASTFDNPESVKLGHCKLIEEIMIGEDKLIHFSGVAMGQACTIVLRGASPHVLDEAERSLHDALCVLSQTVNDSRVLLGGGWPEMVMAKAVDELAKKTPGKRSHAIEAFTRALLAIPTTIADNAGLDSAELIAQLRAEHHKDESNAGIDVISGSVGDMSELGISESFKVKQAVLLSATEAAEMILRVDEIITCAPRRREGM; this is translated from the exons ATGGCG ATTGACAAACTCTTCAAAGATGAAGCCACTGAGGAAAAGGGTGAGCGAGCTAGGATG GCATCCTTTATCGGAGCAATGGCAATTGCTGACTTGGTAAAGACAACCTTAGGACCTAAGGGAATG GATAAAATTCTGCAATCAACAGGCAGAGGACACAGTGTTACAGTCACCAATGATGGTGCAACAATTTTGAAGTCCCTTCATATAGATAATCCAGCTGCCAAGGTCCTTGTCG ATATCTCCAAGGTACAGGATGAGGAAGTTGGTGATGGGACAACTTCAGTTGTCGTTTTGGCTGGAGAACTTTTGAGGGAGGCAGAGAAGCTGGTAAACGCAAAAATTCATCCAATGACAATTATAGCAG GTTTCCGGATGGCATCTGAGTGCGCGCGCAATGTTCTGGAGCAGAAGGTCGTAGATAACAAGCAGGATGCAG AGAAATTCAGATCAGACTTGATGAATATTGCAAGGACTACTTTGAGCTCAAAAATCTTGTCTCAGGACAAGGAGCATTTTGCAAAACTGGCTGTTGATGCGGTTATGAGGTTAAAG GGAAGTACCAATCTTGAAGCAATTCAGATAATTAAGAAACCTGGAGGGTCATTGAAGGATTCATTTTTAGATGAAGG GTTTATTTTGGACAAAAAGATTGGGGTTGGCCAACCAAAACGCATAGAAAATGCTAAGATTTTGGTGGCAAATACTGCTATGGATACAGATAAAGTGAAGATATATGGTGCACGTGTTCGAGTTGACTCAATGGCCAAGGTTGCTGATCTAGAAGCAgctgaaaaggaaaaaatgagaGAGAAGGTGCAAAAGATCATTAGTCATGGAATAAATTGCTTTGTTAACCGACAGCTGATCTACAATTTCCCAGAGGAACTATTTGCTGATGCTGGGATACTTGCAATAGAGCATGCTGACTTTGATGGTATTGAGCGGTTGGGCTTAGTTACTGGGGGAGAAATTGCATCAACCTTTGATAACCCAGAGTCTGTCAAACTTGGCCACTGCAAACTTATCGAGGAGATCATGATTGGCGAAGATAAGCTGATCCACTTCTCTGGGGTTGCAATGGGACAGGCATGTACAATTGTTCTGAGAGGTGCAAG CCCTCATGTACTGGATGAAGCTGAAAGATCTCTGCACGATGCATTGTGTGTACTATCTCAGACGGTAAATGACAGCAGGGTTCTACTTGGAGGTGGATGGCCCGAGATGGTGATGGCTAAGGCGGTTGATGAACTAGCTAAGAAGACTCCAGGTAAAAGGTCTCATGCAATTGAGGCTTTCACCCGTGCACTTCTGGCAATTCCAACCACCATTGCCGACAATGCTGGGTTAGACAGTGCTGAGCTGATTGCTCAGCTTCGTGCTGAACACCACAAGGACGAAAGTAATGCAGGAATTGATGTCATCTCTGGATCT GTCGGAGATATGTCAGAGCTAGGAATATCCGAATCATTCAAAGTCAAACAGGCAGTATTGCTCTCTGCCACTGAGGCTGCTGAGATGATCCTAAGGGTTGACGAGATCATCACTTGCGCCCCACGGAGGAGGGAGGGAATGTAA
- the LOC101247985 gene encoding aluminum-activated malate transporter 2-like isoform X3, with protein sequence MEIASMNNDEKPSTFFTKGLLWFKSLHEKIFANIVGIAKQFKKNAKDDPRRVIHSLKVGLSLTLVSLFYYFQPLYNGFGVSTMWAIMTVVVVFEFSVGATLGKGLNRGMATLLAGALGVGAHYLASASGKVVEPILLGLFVFLQAFALTFIRFFPQVKARYDYGMLIFILTFCLVSISGFRVDEIVDMAHKRISTILMGASVCIIVSIFVCPVWAGEDLHKLVAKNMEKIGNFLEGFGDEIFKSSEDITESKVAKPSLIEYKSVLNSKNTEETLANFAKWEPGHGQFKYRHPWKQYLKIGGLIRQCACRIDALNGYINSEIKYYYRCTELKLDIFDFRHQRRSRK encoded by the exons atggAGATTGCTTCTATGAACAATGATGAAAAGCCAAGTACTTTTTTCACCAAGGGATTATTATGGTTCAAATCTTtgcatgaaaaaatatttgctAACATTGTTGGAATTGCTaagcaattcaagaaaaatGCTAAAGATGATCCAAGAAGAGTGATTCACTCACTTAAAGTTGGTTTATCACTCACTTTAGTTTCATTATTCTATTATTTCCAACCCCTTTACAATGGTTTTGGTGTTTCTACGATGTGGGCGATCATGACTGTGGTTGTCGTTTTTGAATTTTCTGTTG gtGCTACACTTGGAAAAGGATTAAATAGGGGAATGGCAACCTTGCTAGCTGGTGCACTAGGGGTTGGTGCACATTATTTGGCTAGTGCAAGTGGTAAAGTTGTGGAGCCAATACTTCTTGGTCTATTTGTCTTTCTAcaag CATTTGCATTAACTTTTATAAGATTCTTTCCTCAAGTGAAGGCCAGATATGATTATGGAAtgttaattttcatattaacaTTTTGTTTAGTCTCAATATCTGGTTTTAGAGTTGATGAAATAGTGGATATGGCACATAAAAGAATCTCAACAATACTCATGGGTGCTTCTGTTTGTATTATTGTTTCTATATTTGTTTGCCCTGTGTGGGCTGGTGAAGATCTACACAAATTAGTAgcaaaaaatatggaaaaaattggCAACTTCTTAGAag gATTTGGAGATGAGATTTTTAAATCATCAGAGGATATTACAGAATCAAAGGTTGCTAAACCATCCTTGATAGAGTATAAAAGTGTTCTTAACTCAAAGAATACTGAAGAAACTTTG GCCAATTTTGCAAAATGGGAGCCAGGGCATGGACAATTTAAGTATAGACATCCATGGaaacaatatttgaaaattggaGGTCTTATTAGGCAATGTGCATGTAGGATTGATGCACTCAATGGCTATATTAACTCTGAAATTAAa TATTATTATCGGTGCACAGAACTCAAACTCGATATTTTCGATTTCAGGCACCAGAGGAGATCAAGGAAATGA
- the LOC101247985 gene encoding aluminum-activated malate transporter 2-like isoform X1, which yields MEIASMNNDEKPSTFFTKGLLWFKSLHEKIFANIVGIAKQFKKNAKDDPRRVIHSLKVGLSLTLVSLFYYFQPLYNGFGVSTMWAIMTVVVVFEFSVGATLGKGLNRGMATLLAGALGVGAHYLASASGKVVEPILLGLFVFLQAFALTFIRFFPQVKARYDYGMLIFILTFCLVSISGFRVDEIVDMAHKRISTILMGASVCIIVSIFVCPVWAGEDLHKLVAKNMEKIGNFLEGFGDEIFKSSEDITESKVAKPSLIEYKSVLNSKNTEETLANFAKWEPGHGQFKYRHPWKQYLKIGGLIRQCACRIDALNGYINSEIKAPEEIKEMIKETSMRMSIECGKALKELSKSMRKMNLPISADEHVTNAKNSAKKLNSLLKSRINNWEEINLLQVIPLTTIASILRDIVTCVEEIGQGVNELASLANFKTTKSSKEIINTNKMVVVEKIELSNNHVVITINEQNMKL from the exons atggAGATTGCTTCTATGAACAATGATGAAAAGCCAAGTACTTTTTTCACCAAGGGATTATTATGGTTCAAATCTTtgcatgaaaaaatatttgctAACATTGTTGGAATTGCTaagcaattcaagaaaaatGCTAAAGATGATCCAAGAAGAGTGATTCACTCACTTAAAGTTGGTTTATCACTCACTTTAGTTTCATTATTCTATTATTTCCAACCCCTTTACAATGGTTTTGGTGTTTCTACGATGTGGGCGATCATGACTGTGGTTGTCGTTTTTGAATTTTCTGTTG gtGCTACACTTGGAAAAGGATTAAATAGGGGAATGGCAACCTTGCTAGCTGGTGCACTAGGGGTTGGTGCACATTATTTGGCTAGTGCAAGTGGTAAAGTTGTGGAGCCAATACTTCTTGGTCTATTTGTCTTTCTAcaag CATTTGCATTAACTTTTATAAGATTCTTTCCTCAAGTGAAGGCCAGATATGATTATGGAAtgttaattttcatattaacaTTTTGTTTAGTCTCAATATCTGGTTTTAGAGTTGATGAAATAGTGGATATGGCACATAAAAGAATCTCAACAATACTCATGGGTGCTTCTGTTTGTATTATTGTTTCTATATTTGTTTGCCCTGTGTGGGCTGGTGAAGATCTACACAAATTAGTAgcaaaaaatatggaaaaaattggCAACTTCTTAGAag gATTTGGAGATGAGATTTTTAAATCATCAGAGGATATTACAGAATCAAAGGTTGCTAAACCATCCTTGATAGAGTATAAAAGTGTTCTTAACTCAAAGAATACTGAAGAAACTTTG GCCAATTTTGCAAAATGGGAGCCAGGGCATGGACAATTTAAGTATAGACATCCATGGaaacaatatttgaaaattggaGGTCTTATTAGGCAATGTGCATGTAGGATTGATGCACTCAATGGCTATATTAACTCTGAAATTAAa GCACCAGAGGAGATCAAGGAAATGATCAAAGAAACATCAATGAGAATGAGCATAGAATGTGGAAAAGCACTAAAAGAATTGTCAAAATCTATGAGGAAAATGAATTTGCCAATTTCAGCTGATGAACATGTCACAAATGCAAAAAATTCAGCCAAGAAATTAAATTCACTTCTAAAATCAAGAATTAATAATTGGGAAGAAATTAATTTACTACAAGTAATTCCATTAACTACAATTGCATCAATTTTAAGAGATATTGTTACTTGTGTTGAAGAAATTGGACAAGGGGTTAATGAACTTGCTTCATTAGCTAATTTTAAAACCACAAAAAGTagtaaagaaataattaatacaaataagatggtggtggtggagaaaatagaattatcaaataatcatgttgttattactattaatgagcaaaatatgaaattgtga
- the LOC101248356 gene encoding uncharacterized protein isoform X1, which yields MDADRLNSPHTSAILIDVLGHQLQFCQDPNSKHLGTTVWDASMVLVKFLERNCRKGRFSPSKLRGKRVIELGAGCGVAGFGMALLGCDVVSTDQTEVLPLLMRNVERNTSRIMQTISDPDSFGSIQAAELDWGNETHIKAVSPPFDYIIGTDVVYAEHLLEPLLQTIIALSGPKTTILLGHEIRSTNVHEKMLETWKRHFEVKTVPKAKMDSTYQHPSIQLYIMSFKSQGSTSEIVRQQQQTEETKNGSDEDESKYQGDVTDNEDKVDNNLVMDLENRKLTDWEARRRGAMAARLLRDVKIT from the exons ATGGATGCAGATAG ATTAAATTCTCCACACACTTCTGCAATACTCATTGATGTTCTTGGTCATCAACTTCAGTTTTGCCAG GATCCTAATTCGAAGCATTTAGGCACTACTGTTTGGGATGCATCTATGGTTTTAGTAAAATTTCTG GAAAGAAATTGTCGGAAGGGGAGGTTTTCTCCATCTAAATTGAGAGGAAAGCGTGTGATTGAACTTGGGGCAGGTTGTGGCGTAGCAGGATTTG GCATGGCATTACTTGGATGTGATGTAGTTTCAACTGACCAAACTGAGGTTTTGCCATTGCTAATGAGAAACGTTGAGCGTAATACTTCCAGGATCATGCAGACAATCTCAGATCCAG ATTCATTTGGTTCCATACAGGCAGCAGAGTTGGACTGGGGTAATGAAACTCATATAAAGGCTGTTAGCCCTCCATTCGACTATATCATTGGGACTGATGTT GTTTATGCAGAACATCTTTTGGAACCGCTTTTGCAGACAATAATTGCACTATCTGGACCAAAGACAACAATTCTG TTGGGTCATGAAATTCGATCAACCAATGTCCATGAAAAGATGCTTGAGACATGGAAGAGACATTTTGAGGTCAAAACAGTTCCAAAAGCAAAG ATGGATAGTACTTACCAACATCCAAGCATCCAGTTATACATAATGAGCTTCAAGTCACAAGGAAGTACCTCGGAAATTGTTAGACAGCAGCAGCAGACAGAAGAGACTAAGAATGGATCAGACGAAGATGAAAGTAAATATCAAGGTGATGTGACTGACAATGAGGACAAGGTAGACAATAACCTGGTTATGGATCTTGAGAACAGAAAGCTTACTGATTGGGAAGCTAGAAGACGTGGTGCAATGGCTGCTAGACTTCTTCGCGATGTCAAGATAACATAA
- the LOC101248641 gene encoding mitochondrial import inner membrane translocase subunit TIM22-4 isoform X1 gives MLLGFKQSVSVSFTSQVLQTLSCPVFTAVMSDPATESNDAHSSSQEAKKPQIEPIRMPTVEEIRGQDIWNNCAVRSVVSGVMGGGLGLFMGMFLGALDNPIMQEEMTTRQQIVFQAKQMGRRSWSSCKTFAVMGLVFSAAECTVEKVRAKHDITNTAVAGCVTGGALSARGGPQAACMGCAGFATFSVLIEKFLDRYH, from the exons ATGCTTTTAGGGTTTAAGCAGTCAGTTTCAGTCTCCTTCACATCACAAGTCCTTCAAACTCTTTCTTGCCCAGTTTTTACAG cTGTTATGAGTGATCCAGCAACTGAATCAAATGATGCTCATTCAAGCTCGCAAGAAGCTAAGAAGCCTCAGATTGAGCCTATTCGGATGCCTACTGTGGAGGAAATAAGGGGCCAAGACATTTGGAACAACTGTGCAGTTCGTAGTGTTGTTAGCGGAGTCATGG GAGGGGGACTTGGTTTGTTCATGGGTATGTTTCTCGGGGCACTGGATAACCCAATAATGCAAGAGGAAATGACTACTAGGCAACAAATTGTATTTCAAGCAAAGCAGATGGGTCGAAGGAGTTGGAGTTCTTGCAAGACTTTTGCTGTTATGGGTTTGGTTTTCTCTGCTGCTGAGTGTACCGTTGAGAAG GTACGGGCAAAGCATGACATTACAAATACAGCAGTTGCAGGGTGCGTAACAGGTGGTGCGTTATCAGCTAGAG GTGGACCACAAGCTGCGTGTATGGGTTGTGCCGGCTTCGCGACATTTTCGGTCTTGATAGAGAAGTTCTTGGATAGATATCACTAG
- the LOC101247985 gene encoding aluminum-activated malate transporter 2-like isoform X2 yields MEIASMNNDEKPSTFFTKGLLWFKSLHEKIFANIVGIAKQFKKNAKDDPRRVIHSLKVGLSLTLVSLFYYFQPLYNGFGVSTMWAIMTVVVVFEFSVGATLGKGLNRGMATLLAGALGVGAHYLASASAFALTFIRFFPQVKARYDYGMLIFILTFCLVSISGFRVDEIVDMAHKRISTILMGASVCIIVSIFVCPVWAGEDLHKLVAKNMEKIGNFLEGFGDEIFKSSEDITESKVAKPSLIEYKSVLNSKNTEETLANFAKWEPGHGQFKYRHPWKQYLKIGGLIRQCACRIDALNGYINSEIKAPEEIKEMIKETSMRMSIECGKALKELSKSMRKMNLPISADEHVTNAKNSAKKLNSLLKSRINNWEEINLLQVIPLTTIASILRDIVTCVEEIGQGVNELASLANFKTTKSSKEIINTNKMVVVEKIELSNNHVVITINEQNMKL; encoded by the exons atggAGATTGCTTCTATGAACAATGATGAAAAGCCAAGTACTTTTTTCACCAAGGGATTATTATGGTTCAAATCTTtgcatgaaaaaatatttgctAACATTGTTGGAATTGCTaagcaattcaagaaaaatGCTAAAGATGATCCAAGAAGAGTGATTCACTCACTTAAAGTTGGTTTATCACTCACTTTAGTTTCATTATTCTATTATTTCCAACCCCTTTACAATGGTTTTGGTGTTTCTACGATGTGGGCGATCATGACTGTGGTTGTCGTTTTTGAATTTTCTGTTG gtGCTACACTTGGAAAAGGATTAAATAGGGGAATGGCAACCTTGCTAGCTGGTGCACTAGGGGTTGGTGCACATTATTTGGCTAGTGCAAGTG CATTTGCATTAACTTTTATAAGATTCTTTCCTCAAGTGAAGGCCAGATATGATTATGGAAtgttaattttcatattaacaTTTTGTTTAGTCTCAATATCTGGTTTTAGAGTTGATGAAATAGTGGATATGGCACATAAAAGAATCTCAACAATACTCATGGGTGCTTCTGTTTGTATTATTGTTTCTATATTTGTTTGCCCTGTGTGGGCTGGTGAAGATCTACACAAATTAGTAgcaaaaaatatggaaaaaattggCAACTTCTTAGAag gATTTGGAGATGAGATTTTTAAATCATCAGAGGATATTACAGAATCAAAGGTTGCTAAACCATCCTTGATAGAGTATAAAAGTGTTCTTAACTCAAAGAATACTGAAGAAACTTTG GCCAATTTTGCAAAATGGGAGCCAGGGCATGGACAATTTAAGTATAGACATCCATGGaaacaatatttgaaaattggaGGTCTTATTAGGCAATGTGCATGTAGGATTGATGCACTCAATGGCTATATTAACTCTGAAATTAAa GCACCAGAGGAGATCAAGGAAATGATCAAAGAAACATCAATGAGAATGAGCATAGAATGTGGAAAAGCACTAAAAGAATTGTCAAAATCTATGAGGAAAATGAATTTGCCAATTTCAGCTGATGAACATGTCACAAATGCAAAAAATTCAGCCAAGAAATTAAATTCACTTCTAAAATCAAGAATTAATAATTGGGAAGAAATTAATTTACTACAAGTAATTCCATTAACTACAATTGCATCAATTTTAAGAGATATTGTTACTTGTGTTGAAGAAATTGGACAAGGGGTTAATGAACTTGCTTCATTAGCTAATTTTAAAACCACAAAAAGTagtaaagaaataattaatacaaataagatggtggtggtggagaaaatagaattatcaaataatcatgttgttattactattaatgagcaaaatatgaaattgtga
- the LOC101248641 gene encoding mitochondrial import inner membrane translocase subunit TIM22-4 isoform X2 — protein MSDPATESNDAHSSSQEAKKPQIEPIRMPTVEEIRGQDIWNNCAVRSVVSGVMGGGLGLFMGMFLGALDNPIMQEEMTTRQQIVFQAKQMGRRSWSSCKTFAVMGLVFSAAECTVEKVRAKHDITNTAVAGCVTGGALSARGGPQAACMGCAGFATFSVLIEKFLDRYH, from the exons ATGAGTGATCCAGCAACTGAATCAAATGATGCTCATTCAAGCTCGCAAGAAGCTAAGAAGCCTCAGATTGAGCCTATTCGGATGCCTACTGTGGAGGAAATAAGGGGCCAAGACATTTGGAACAACTGTGCAGTTCGTAGTGTTGTTAGCGGAGTCATGG GAGGGGGACTTGGTTTGTTCATGGGTATGTTTCTCGGGGCACTGGATAACCCAATAATGCAAGAGGAAATGACTACTAGGCAACAAATTGTATTTCAAGCAAAGCAGATGGGTCGAAGGAGTTGGAGTTCTTGCAAGACTTTTGCTGTTATGGGTTTGGTTTTCTCTGCTGCTGAGTGTACCGTTGAGAAG GTACGGGCAAAGCATGACATTACAAATACAGCAGTTGCAGGGTGCGTAACAGGTGGTGCGTTATCAGCTAGAG GTGGACCACAAGCTGCGTGTATGGGTTGTGCCGGCTTCGCGACATTTTCGGTCTTGATAGAGAAGTTCTTGGATAGATATCACTAG